In Desulfuribacillus alkaliarsenatis, a genomic segment contains:
- a CDS encoding type III polyketide synthase, whose amino-acid sequence MKWRKMEMAMILSLGTCNPQYQVNQETTSAFIEKLFSKHHQDINRLLQVVQNGEILKRHISAPADWFEHKHSFQEKNELYIKTAVELGVEAIDRCLEHEQLKTLLGRKVSCDEIDAIFFVSSSGIATPTIDARIMNLRSFSPHTKRVPIWGLGCAGGVAGISRAFDYCKAYPEANVLVLCIELCSLTFQREDYSKSNLIGTSLFADGVACALVSGDQSNLLNWRKGLIASSEASARKAIPRVFDTMSTFMPNSEDVMGWDLKDDGLYVVFSKDIPSIIRRWLKPNLEEFLTRNNIAAKDIKHFVAHPGGKKVLQAYRDALQLDFEMTEKSRLVLQQYGNMSSPTVLFVLSEFMESTYNANQCREGDIGIMLALGPGFSSELALIKWT is encoded by the coding sequence ATGAAGTGGAGGAAAATGGAAATGGCTATGATTTTATCCTTAGGCACATGTAACCCTCAATACCAGGTTAATCAAGAAACAACGTCCGCGTTTATTGAAAAGCTGTTCTCTAAACATCATCAAGATATTAATAGATTGCTACAGGTGGTGCAAAACGGCGAAATATTGAAGAGGCATATATCTGCACCAGCGGATTGGTTTGAACATAAGCATTCATTTCAGGAAAAAAACGAATTATATATTAAAACAGCAGTAGAATTAGGTGTTGAAGCAATAGACAGATGCCTCGAACACGAGCAGCTAAAGACGCTGTTAGGAAGAAAAGTTAGTTGTGACGAGATTGATGCTATATTTTTTGTTTCTAGCTCTGGTATAGCTACTCCGACTATTGATGCTAGGATTATGAATCTGCGCTCGTTTTCTCCTCACACTAAAAGGGTTCCTATCTGGGGTCTTGGTTGCGCTGGAGGAGTGGCGGGTATCTCTAGAGCCTTTGATTATTGTAAAGCATATCCAGAGGCTAATGTACTTGTATTATGTATTGAGCTTTGCAGTTTGACCTTTCAGCGAGAGGATTACTCAAAAAGCAATCTAATTGGGACTTCGCTGTTTGCTGATGGTGTAGCGTGCGCTTTAGTTAGCGGTGATCAATCAAATCTATTAAACTGGAGAAAAGGTCTTATTGCTAGCTCTGAAGCATCTGCTCGTAAAGCTATTCCAAGAGTCTTCGATACCATGTCTACGTTCATGCCTAACTCAGAGGATGTTATGGGATGGGACTTGAAGGATGATGGGCTGTATGTAGTATTTTCAAAGGATATCCCATCGATAATTCGTAGATGGCTAAAGCCGAATTTAGAAGAATTTCTTACTAGAAACAATATTGCAGCTAAAGACATTAAGCACTTCGTTGCCCACCCCGGTGGCAAAAAAGTTTTACAGGCGTATAGGGACGCTTTGCAGCTTGACTTTGAGATGACAGAAAAATCCAGATTGGTTTTACAGCAATACGGAAATATGTCATCGCCGACTGTATTGTTTGTGCTGAGTGAATTTATGGAGAGTACTTATAATGCAAATCAATGTCGTGAAGGTGACATTGGCATAATGCTAGCCCTCGGTCCAGGGTTTAGTTCTGAGCTAGCTCTGATAAAATGGACGTGA
- a CDS encoding stalk domain-containing protein, which produces MKKVVWFLVAAIALLGVVAFDAQEANAFPNMGSECWASGCHDGVALPVLPGHEPPAPAPAPAPAPAPAPAPAPAPAPAPAPAPAPAPAPAPAGPVTATVDFKLFGVNGKVDVAVIDGDVYVGIRSAANAMGADLSFDAATKQVVANATYSLNNTYGFELKARQGEKGVSVNGTPYLLDKPVANVNGALYVHAHSIAKVASERSGQSLTVSLVRNVLELK; this is translated from the coding sequence ATGAAAAAAGTAGTATGGTTTTTAGTAGCAGCTATTGCTTTATTAGGTGTTGTTGCTTTTGATGCTCAAGAAGCAAATGCATTTCCAAATATGGGGTCAGAATGCTGGGCTTCAGGATGTCATGATGGTGTAGCGTTACCAGTGTTACCAGGGCATGAGCCACCAGCTCCTGCGCCAGCACCAGCACCAGCTCCTGCACCAGCACCAGCTCCTGCGCCAGCACCAGCTCCTGCGCCAGCACCAGCTCCTGCACCAGCACCAGCTCCTGCACCTGCAGGCCCTGTAACAGCGACAGTAGATTTCAAACTATTCGGTGTTAATGGTAAAGTTGATGTAGCTGTAATTGATGGTGATGTATATGTAGGTATCCGCTCAGCGGCTAATGCTATGGGAGCTGACTTAAGCTTTGATGCAGCTACTAAGCAAGTTGTAGCGAACGCTACATACAGCTTAAACAACACTTATGGATTTGAATTAAAGGCTAGACAAGGTGAGAAAGGTGTATCTGTAAACGGAACTCCTTACCTTCTTGATAAGCCAGTAGCTAATGTGAATGGAGCTCTTTATGTACATGCACATTCTATTGCTAAAGTAGCTAGCGAGAGATCAGGTCAATCGCTAACTGTTAGTTTAGTTAGAAACGTTCTTGAGTTAAAATAA
- a CDS encoding NAD(P)/FAD-dependent oxidoreductase, with product MNQEKQQDRKRVVILGAGYGGVITAQGLSKLANKLHIDITLVNKHNYHQMVTKLHEPAGGHLDGDEVRIPLSKLIDDNVKLVKGVVSRINPEEQKVLLEDQELAYDYLVIGLGSDPEYFGIPGLKENSYPLRSLNAARLIKVQIESCLAKYKTDECKDGLLNFVIGGAGFTGVELAGELGEWLPKVAPKYDVPLDKIRLICAEAAPTVMPGFDEELSKKTAEILQNKGVELKLGVPIKEVTADYVQIGEEQIPSKMVIWTGGVRGNTVLEDSGFSTQRGRANINEKLQSINYDNVFIIGDSSIFLDENGRGLPPTAQIAMQQGEHLVKNLEKYLTGKEMDAFTFVNRGVVASIGPSDAVGMVFGKYRIEGKIAVWMKKVVHYRYLYIFGGLPLVVRGLMGNLPKVNLKENYTTQNG from the coding sequence ATGAATCAAGAGAAGCAACAAGACAGAAAAAGAGTAGTAATTTTGGGTGCTGGCTATGGCGGTGTAATTACAGCTCAAGGGCTTAGTAAGCTAGCGAACAAGTTACATATAGATATTACGCTAGTAAACAAGCATAACTATCATCAAATGGTAACAAAGCTGCACGAGCCTGCGGGCGGGCACTTAGATGGTGATGAAGTTCGCATTCCGCTTAGCAAGCTAATCGATGATAATGTTAAACTTGTTAAAGGTGTTGTAAGCAGGATTAACCCTGAAGAACAAAAAGTTTTACTTGAGGATCAGGAATTAGCATACGACTATTTAGTTATAGGCTTAGGATCAGATCCTGAGTATTTTGGCATTCCAGGACTGAAGGAAAACAGCTATCCACTTCGCAGTTTAAATGCAGCGAGGTTAATTAAAGTACAAATAGAGAGCTGTCTTGCAAAGTATAAAACAGACGAATGTAAAGACGGACTGCTGAATTTCGTAATTGGTGGAGCTGGATTTACTGGTGTTGAATTAGCTGGAGAACTAGGGGAATGGCTACCTAAGGTAGCACCTAAATATGATGTACCGTTAGACAAAATTAGGCTTATTTGTGCAGAAGCAGCTCCAACGGTGATGCCAGGGTTTGATGAAGAATTATCAAAGAAGACGGCTGAAATATTACAGAATAAAGGTGTGGAACTAAAGCTAGGAGTGCCAATTAAGGAAGTCACAGCAGATTACGTACAAATTGGTGAAGAGCAAATCCCTTCAAAAATGGTAATCTGGACAGGTGGAGTTCGAGGTAATACGGTACTTGAAGATTCAGGATTTAGTACACAGCGTGGTCGTGCAAATATAAACGAGAAACTACAATCTATCAACTATGACAATGTATTTATAATTGGTGATAGCTCTATATTCTTAGATGAGAATGGACGTGGCTTGCCCCCTACTGCGCAGATTGCAATGCAGCAAGGTGAGCACTTAGTGAAGAATCTAGAGAAATATTTAACAGGAAAAGAAATGGATGCATTCACATTCGTAAATCGTGGTGTAGTTGCATCGATAGGTCCATCTGATGCTGTAGGTATGGTCTTTGGCAAATACCGAATTGAGGGTAAAATAGCAGTTTGGATGAAGAAAGTTGTGCATTACCGTTATCTGTATATTTTTGGTGGGTTACCGTTGGTAGTGAGGGGTCTAATGGGAAACTTACCAAAGGTTAACTTAAAGGAAAACTATACTACTCAAAACGGCTAG
- a CDS encoding DUF2812 domain-containing protein: protein MKKVVRKLFVNFEKEEKWINEMAAKGLHLVDYSLARYVFEKGKPGEYIYRLELLDHLPSSAEGQVYIESMEEYGVECVATYYSWAFFRKRATEGSFDIYTDYDSRIKHYKSVITLIGIVAVVNLIIAFMNTNLGLNAENESGKISLYLSLINWFVVIVLTPVLISFMISMFKLKKAKKLYE from the coding sequence ATGAAAAAAGTAGTACGAAAGTTGTTTGTAAATTTTGAAAAAGAAGAAAAATGGATTAATGAGATGGCGGCTAAAGGGTTACATCTTGTGGATTATTCTTTAGCTAGATACGTATTTGAGAAAGGAAAACCTGGAGAGTATATATATCGATTGGAATTGTTAGACCATCTTCCTAGTAGCGCAGAAGGTCAAGTATATATTGAATCTATGGAGGAGTATGGAGTAGAGTGTGTTGCTACATATTACAGCTGGGCTTTTTTTCGCAAACGTGCAACAGAAGGCTCTTTTGATATCTATACGGATTATGATTCTCGAATTAAGCACTATAAAAGTGTAATAACCTTAATTGGGATTGTTGCTGTCGTGAATCTAATAATAGCTTTTATGAATACAAACTTAGGATTAAACGCAGAAAACGAATCTGGGAAAATCAGTCTCTATTTGTCGTTGATTAACTGGTTTGTTGTTATAGTGCTAACTCCAGTGTTAATTTCTTTTATGATCTCGATGTTCAAACTTAAAAAAGCAAAAAAGCTCTATGAGTGA
- a CDS encoding Cof-type HAD-IIB family hydrolase, with translation MAKLFENVLLVCDMDGTLLDSSDKISLENKAAMQYFVDNGGSLSIATGRKETSVAPYLHDLPINAPAILYNGSIIYDFDQNLVLWEKSLEDALEELLLRIYNDFKEVGLEIYKDNDILLIRRNSYTEFHRQKEPYLDKEHVLTELELPWRKVLFAAEPDELTKVEAYINSYFNKLNIVTDNMPFRMCRSERFFLEWLPIGVSKGNALEVLKQQFGYKEYSIVTVGNETNDLEMLCSPYVGFAVENAHPEAKEVAMHMCSHHDYHAIANVIEWLESVYNRK, from the coding sequence TTGGCCAAACTATTTGAAAATGTTCTACTCGTATGTGATATGGATGGGACATTATTAGATAGCTCTGATAAAATAAGCTTGGAAAACAAAGCTGCAATGCAGTATTTTGTAGATAATGGCGGTAGTTTGAGCATTGCTACAGGTAGGAAAGAAACGTCAGTAGCACCATATCTGCATGATTTGCCAATTAATGCACCCGCTATACTATATAATGGGTCTATAATCTATGATTTCGACCAAAATCTAGTACTATGGGAGAAGAGTCTAGAAGATGCATTAGAAGAGCTTTTGTTGCGTATTTACAATGACTTTAAAGAAGTTGGATTAGAAATATATAAGGACAACGATATTTTATTAATCAGGCGTAATTCATATACAGAATTTCATAGACAGAAAGAGCCATATCTTGATAAAGAGCATGTGCTAACGGAGCTTGAATTACCTTGGCGTAAGGTGCTATTTGCAGCAGAACCTGATGAACTAACAAAGGTAGAAGCGTATATTAATAGCTACTTCAATAAATTGAATATAGTTACTGATAATATGCCCTTTCGCATGTGTCGCTCGGAGCGCTTTTTTCTGGAATGGTTACCTATAGGAGTGTCAAAAGGAAATGCTTTAGAAGTACTAAAACAACAATTTGGTTACAAGGAATATTCCATTGTCACTGTTGGCAATGAAACGAATGATTTAGAGATGCTCTGTAGCCCATATGTGGGCTTTGCAGTTGAGAATGCCCATCCAGAAGCTAAAGAAGTAGCGATGCATATGTGTTCGCATCATGACTACCATGCTATTGCCAATGTAATAGAATGGCTAGAAAGTGTCTATAATAGAAAATGA
- a CDS encoding dicarboxylate/amino acid:cation symporter → MVKNYLGLLHPRSLKEMNSHLQNMIKGRLWVKILIALFLGIFVGFLLGPDAGLVDQDKANVIGNWLALPGQIFLSLIQMIVVPLVFASIITGLASSEDMEQLKKLGIRAVLFFVITTTIAIIIGLAIADLIQPGQYIDNTAIEVTMEGAVGQHVDGPIEAPSITEMPQVIANILPDNPLGAMVEKQMLQVVLFAVILGMAILAMAPQQAKILLDLLGAIQEVAMTVVKWAMVLAPFAVFGLIAQTTIRTGLDALLGMTVYMGSVILGLFILLIFYLMIVATIIRQPIGWFMKSIKDVQLLAFSTSSSAAVMPLSIKTAEDKLGVRPSTSQFIIPLGATINMNGTALYQGVATMFLAQVYQIELSMAALALVVVTTVGASIGSPATPGVGIVILAMVLSSVGIPPEGIALILGVDRILDMTRTAINVTGDLTACLVMDKWIKG, encoded by the coding sequence ATGGTCAAAAACTATTTAGGATTACTACATCCAAGATCGTTAAAAGAAATGAATAGTCACCTGCAAAATATGATTAAAGGCCGTCTATGGGTTAAAATTCTTATTGCCTTGTTTTTAGGGATATTTGTTGGTTTTTTGTTAGGCCCAGACGCAGGTCTTGTTGATCAAGATAAAGCTAATGTTATAGGTAACTGGCTCGCGCTTCCTGGTCAGATATTCTTAAGTCTGATTCAGATGATTGTTGTTCCTTTAGTATTTGCTTCGATTATAACGGGTTTAGCCTCAAGTGAGGATATGGAACAATTGAAGAAGCTAGGGATTCGTGCTGTACTATTCTTTGTTATCACAACAACGATTGCGATTATTATAGGTTTAGCGATTGCTGATTTGATTCAGCCTGGGCAATACATAGATAACACTGCTATAGAAGTGACAATGGAAGGTGCTGTAGGGCAGCATGTGGATGGCCCCATAGAAGCCCCTTCGATTACGGAAATGCCACAGGTTATCGCCAACATACTGCCAGATAACCCCTTGGGAGCAATGGTAGAAAAGCAAATGCTCCAAGTAGTTCTGTTTGCTGTTATCCTAGGAATGGCTATATTAGCAATGGCGCCTCAGCAAGCAAAAATATTATTAGATTTACTAGGAGCAATCCAGGAGGTTGCAATGACAGTCGTTAAGTGGGCTATGGTTTTAGCACCGTTTGCTGTCTTTGGTCTAATTGCACAAACGACAATCCGTACTGGCTTAGACGCATTATTAGGGATGACCGTTTATATGGGTTCTGTAATATTGGGTTTGTTTATACTGTTGATTTTCTACTTAATGATTGTTGCTACGATTATTAGGCAGCCAATTGGATGGTTTATGAAGTCTATTAAAGATGTGCAGCTACTAGCTTTTTCTACATCAAGCTCGGCAGCAGTTATGCCACTATCGATTAAGACTGCTGAAGATAAGCTAGGAGTTAGACCGTCTACATCACAATTCATAATCCCGTTGGGAGCAACAATTAATATGAATGGAACTGCTCTATATCAAGGAGTAGCGACGATGTTTTTGGCCCAGGTATACCAGATTGAACTAAGTATGGCTGCATTAGCACTTGTTGTTGTTACTACAGTTGGAGCATCGATTGGCTCTCCAGCGACACCCGGGGTAGGTATTGTGATTTTAGCCATGGTACTTAGTAGCGTCGGTATTCCACCTGAAGGAATAGCCTTGATACTTGGAGTAGACCGTATCTTAGATATGACCCGAACTGCTATCAACGTAACAGGTGACTTAACAGCATGTTTGGTAATGGACAAATGGATTAAAGGATAA
- a CDS encoding stalk domain-containing protein, translated as MNSPNKIYIALIVTIFCALIMVNYLAIGYNATQETLEFEAADKPLAENKGNPIRVVGSQLANALKEITSNTTAKQANNQETSNSNKAAKSTNNGQTSNNRTDKAFEGEQQSDVTVIPTINDEDIHTVDFKMLTQSGKVDIVDIEGITYLDVTSLASWYNRRLGWNYEEEQFILILFGVDFRGKSLSEEIYINGKATSLNEPIYIIDYRPYIPAEAFAQSVGAEIKHEDELLEIRIRNFARVAMTLLRS; from the coding sequence ATGAACAGTCCAAACAAGATTTACATAGCGTTAATAGTAACGATATTTTGTGCATTGATTATGGTAAATTATCTAGCAATTGGATATAATGCTACACAAGAGACCTTAGAGTTTGAAGCGGCTGATAAACCACTAGCTGAAAACAAAGGAAATCCTATAAGAGTCGTGGGCAGTCAATTAGCTAACGCTTTAAAAGAAATAACTAGCAATACAACAGCAAAGCAGGCAAATAACCAAGAAACTAGCAACAGCAATAAAGCTGCAAAATCTACTAATAATGGACAGACCAGCAATAATAGAACAGATAAAGCATTTGAAGGTGAACAGCAGTCAGATGTCACTGTTATTCCAACTATCAACGATGAAGATATACATACAGTAGATTTCAAAATGTTAACACAATCAGGGAAAGTTGATATAGTCGACATAGAAGGTATTACTTATTTGGATGTTACTTCTTTAGCCAGTTGGTATAATAGAAGATTAGGCTGGAATTATGAAGAAGAGCAATTTATTCTTATATTGTTTGGTGTTGACTTCCGTGGCAAGTCATTGTCGGAGGAAATATATATCAATGGTAAGGCGACTAGTTTAAATGAACCAATATATATAATAGACTATCGTCCATACATACCTGCCGAAGCTTTTGCACAAAGCGTTGGTGCTGAGATTAAGCACGAAGATGAATTGTTAGAAATTCGTATTCGTAACTTTGCAAGAGTCGCAATGACACTTCTCAGATCCTAG
- a CDS encoding NAD(P)/FAD-dependent oxidoreductase, with protein sequence MRNKTVVVIGGGPAGMMAAATASSRGLKTILLEKNQLKEQVLLGKKLLITGNGRCNVTNKTDTKGLIANIPTNGRFLYSAFSRFSPSDTIDLLERYGVPVKVEDRGRVLPQSNRSKDVVNALRRHAEACGAEIRIGQVTSIKQDDSEGFTIFYQDATGKSIKVKSESLIIATGGKSYPQTGSTGDGYRFAEGLGHRVTPLKGSLLPLEIKECWVKDLQGLSLQSVHVVVQELMNQDVNEIEQTVKGKVVYSDSGDMLFTHYGVTGPVIFSASSNITTSAEKYRIVFDILPDYTERQLEKELLELLASNGKKQISNILQELLPKRLVPIILQLSEMPYDRQAHQITQDNRKEIIRNSKGLVLNINRLRPIDEATVTSGGIDIKEINPKSMESKIVSNLFFAGEILDVDGYTGGFNIQIALSTGFVAGDSC encoded by the coding sequence TTGCGTAATAAAACTGTAGTGGTCATAGGCGGTGGACCTGCGGGAATGATGGCAGCTGCCACTGCTAGTAGTCGTGGTCTAAAAACGATTCTACTAGAAAAGAACCAATTAAAAGAGCAAGTGCTTTTAGGGAAGAAGCTTTTAATAACTGGGAACGGTCGCTGCAACGTTACTAACAAAACTGATACAAAAGGATTAATTGCAAACATACCAACTAACGGGAGATTTTTGTATAGTGCATTTAGTAGATTTTCACCTTCAGACACGATTGATTTATTGGAGCGCTACGGAGTTCCAGTTAAGGTCGAAGACCGTGGGCGCGTACTACCTCAATCAAATCGCAGTAAGGATGTAGTAAATGCTCTGAGAAGGCATGCAGAGGCATGTGGGGCAGAGATTCGAATAGGACAAGTTACATCTATAAAACAAGATGATTCAGAGGGTTTTACTATCTTTTATCAAGATGCTACTGGTAAATCCATTAAGGTTAAATCTGAGAGCCTTATAATAGCCACTGGCGGCAAATCATATCCTCAAACGGGATCAACGGGAGACGGCTACCGCTTTGCAGAGGGTCTTGGGCATCGGGTAACTCCGTTAAAAGGTTCACTATTGCCGCTAGAGATTAAAGAGTGTTGGGTAAAAGACCTCCAAGGACTTTCATTACAAAGCGTGCATGTTGTTGTACAAGAGCTTATGAATCAAGACGTAAATGAAATAGAGCAGACTGTAAAAGGTAAAGTAGTCTATAGTGATTCTGGGGATATGCTGTTTACCCACTATGGTGTCACTGGCCCAGTTATCTTTTCTGCTAGCTCCAATATAACAACATCCGCTGAAAAATATAGAATTGTTTTTGATATATTGCCAGATTACACGGAGCGGCAGCTTGAAAAAGAGCTGTTAGAGCTGCTAGCATCAAATGGGAAAAAGCAAATATCTAATATATTACAAGAATTATTGCCAAAGCGCTTAGTTCCAATAATACTTCAACTTTCAGAAATGCCATATGATAGGCAAGCACATCAAATCACACAGGACAATCGTAAAGAGATAATTAGAAATTCTAAGGGGTTAGTTTTAAATATTAATAGATTACGACCAATTGATGAGGCAACGGTCACGTCGGGTGGGATAGATATAAAAGAAATCAACCCTAAATCAATGGAGTCGAAAATAGTAAGCAATCTTTTTTTTGCAGGTGAAATATTAGATGTAGACGGTTATACAGGCGGCTTTAATATTCAAATAGCGCTATCAACAGGTTTTGTTGCTGGTGATAGTTGCTAA
- a CDS encoding dicarboxylate/amino acid:cation symporter, whose product MQKFGLLPRLIAAILLGIVIGTFLPEWVIRVLVTFNGIFGSFLSFIIPLIIIGFIAPGIGDLGRKAGKMLGINAGIAYVSTVIAGTLAFFVSIMILPNIIEVGSFITGGVEDTEAIKVLPIIELAIPPIMGVITALVLAFTLGLGIAAIPGDTLKNFMADFQGIIKLVITKVIIPLLPIHILGIFANMTYGGQVGTVLSVFAKVFVMVIAIHIIYIIFQYTVASSVGGGNPFKLIRTMLPAYFTAIGTQSSAATIPVTLRQTKRNGIKDEVADFAVPLSATIHLSGSTISLVACAIAIMFLTGMDVAFGALLPFILMLAVTMVAAPGVPGGAVMAALGLLESMLLFDPTLISLMIALYLAQDSFGTAANVTGDGAIAVIMNKISGNKLEDVSKDI is encoded by the coding sequence ATGCAAAAATTTGGTTTATTGCCAAGGTTGATTGCTGCCATTCTTTTAGGTATTGTCATTGGTACGTTTTTACCTGAGTGGGTTATTCGTGTTTTGGTAACCTTTAACGGCATTTTCGGTAGTTTTCTTTCATTCATCATTCCATTAATTATCATTGGTTTTATTGCACCGGGAATTGGCGACTTAGGTAGAAAAGCAGGGAAAATGCTCGGGATTAATGCGGGTATTGCCTATGTTTCTACGGTAATAGCAGGGACACTTGCGTTTTTTGTAAGTATCATGATATTACCAAATATTATCGAAGTAGGAAGCTTTATTACTGGTGGTGTTGAAGACACAGAAGCCATCAAGGTACTTCCAATAATCGAGCTTGCAATTCCACCGATTATGGGTGTAATTACAGCATTGGTTTTAGCGTTTACATTAGGATTAGGTATTGCTGCTATTCCTGGTGATACGTTAAAGAATTTCATGGCAGATTTTCAAGGTATTATTAAGCTAGTGATTACAAAAGTAATTATTCCATTATTACCAATTCATATTTTAGGTATCTTTGCAAACATGACCTATGGTGGTCAAGTAGGTACAGTATTATCTGTATTTGCGAAGGTGTTTGTAATGGTTATTGCAATCCATATCATTTATATTATCTTCCAGTACACGGTAGCATCTTCAGTGGGTGGAGGTAATCCGTTTAAGCTAATTCGCACAATGCTACCAGCTTACTTCACAGCTATCGGTACACAATCATCGGCAGCAACAATTCCAGTTACATTAAGACAAACTAAGAGAAATGGCATTAAAGATGAAGTTGCTGACTTTGCAGTACCGTTATCAGCAACAATCCATCTTTCAGGTAGTACAATTTCACTTGTAGCTTGCGCAATCGCTATCATGTTCTTAACTGGAATGGACGTAGCTTTTGGAGCTTTATTACCGTTCATCTTAATGTTAGCAGTAACTATGGTTGCAGCTCCTGGAGTACCTGGTGGTGCAGTTATGGCAGCACTAGGACTATTAGAGTCTATGCTTCTATTTGACCCTACGTTAATCTCGTTAATGATTGCGTTATATCTTGCACAGGATAGCTTTGGTACGGCGGCTAACGTAACAGGAGACGGTGCTATTGCAGTTATCATGAATAAGATTTCTGGTAACAAGCTAGAGGATGTTTCTAAAGATATCTAA
- a CDS encoding PadR family transcriptional regulator, translated as MSKTQETGALTEAIYYILLAVHTPLHGYGIMQYVSEISNERVRLGPGTLYGAINNMLAKGWIESVQTPVDDRKKEYMITSLGREVVQKEITRLEELLKNGRKIARGE; from the coding sequence ATGTCAAAAACACAAGAAACAGGTGCATTAACCGAAGCTATTTACTATATTTTATTGGCTGTTCACACACCGCTACATGGATATGGGATTATGCAATACGTGAGTGAAATTAGCAATGAAAGAGTGAGGCTAGGACCTGGTACGTTATATGGAGCAATTAACAACATGCTAGCAAAGGGCTGGATAGAGAGTGTGCAGACTCCAGTTGACGATAGAAAAAAGGAATATATGATTACTTCTCTTGGTAGGGAAGTTGTTCAGAAAGAAATCACTAGATTGGAAGAGCTACTTAAAAATGGGCGAAAAATAGCACGAGGTGAATAA
- a CDS encoding isoprenylcysteine carboxyl methyltransferase family protein encodes MLFLIGLLIVVILQRIGELQIAARNEQWMREQGAVEHGKEHYKYIVMMHVLFFVSLLTEVIASGAELATWWWIPFVLFMLAQALRFWTIRSLGQYWNTKILVIPNAERVNRGPYRFIRHPNYLIVALEIIAIPLIFQAFITAAVFTVLNAWILLYVRIPAEEKALRLLAGEKLS; translated from the coding sequence ATGTTGTTTTTAATTGGATTATTAATAGTTGTTATATTACAGAGAATTGGAGAACTACAAATTGCTGCTAGAAATGAGCAATGGATGCGCGAGCAAGGTGCGGTTGAGCATGGTAAAGAGCATTATAAGTATATAGTTATGATGCACGTTCTATTCTTCGTATCATTGTTAACGGAAGTGATAGCAAGTGGTGCTGAGCTAGCTACATGGTGGTGGATACCGTTTGTTTTATTTATGCTAGCCCAAGCATTGCGTTTTTGGACGATTCGTTCATTGGGCCAGTATTGGAATACGAAGATTCTAGTAATACCTAATGCAGAAAGGGTGAATAGAGGGCCTTATAGGTTTATTCGTCATCCTAACTATTTAATTGTTGCACTTGAGATTATTGCTATACCTTTGATTTTTCAAGCCTTTATTACGGCAGCTGTTTTTACTGTTCTTAACGCCTGGATACTACTATATGTGCGTATTCCAGCGGAAGAGAAAGCACTCAGGCTGCTTGCGGGCGAAAAACTTAGCTAA